In Rubrivirga marina, the following are encoded in one genomic region:
- the glf gene encoding UDP-galactopyranose mutase, translated as MFDTLIVGAGFAGSVLAERLAAGLGERVLLIDRRAHIGGNAYDEYNADGLLVHRYGPHIFHTNAKRVWDHLSRFTAWRPYEHRVRASVDGRLVPIPINLDTINALYGLSLTSFEVEAFFQSVAQPRETIRTSEDVVVSRVGEELYRKFFRGYTRKQWDLDPSELDASVTSRVPTRTNRDDRYFTDTYQAMPLHGYTRMFERMLDHPRIQVMLNADFREVRDLVPYRRLIYTGPVDEYFDFRYGTLPYRSLQFVHETHACERFQPAPVVNFPNEHPYTRVTEFKYLTGQEHPKTAVVYEYPQAEGDPYYPIPRPENAELYRKYEALANAEADVHFVGRLATYKYYNMDQVVAQALALYDRLAGAASGDRAADAPRPTGTAKARLGAPVDLVSRGDGDVRPPAEP; from the coding sequence ATGTTCGACACCCTCATCGTCGGGGCCGGGTTCGCCGGCTCCGTCCTCGCCGAGCGGCTGGCGGCCGGGCTGGGCGAGCGCGTCCTCCTCATCGACCGCCGGGCCCACATCGGCGGGAACGCCTACGACGAGTACAACGCCGACGGGCTCCTCGTCCACCGCTACGGCCCCCACATCTTCCACACGAACGCGAAGCGCGTCTGGGACCACCTCTCGCGGTTCACGGCGTGGCGGCCGTACGAACACCGCGTCCGCGCGAGCGTCGACGGCCGGCTCGTCCCCATCCCGATCAACCTCGACACGATCAACGCGCTCTACGGGCTGAGCCTGACCTCGTTCGAGGTCGAGGCGTTCTTCCAGTCCGTGGCCCAGCCGCGCGAGACGATCCGGACGAGCGAGGACGTCGTCGTGAGCCGGGTCGGCGAGGAGCTGTACCGCAAGTTCTTCCGCGGCTACACGCGGAAGCAGTGGGACCTCGACCCGTCCGAGCTCGACGCGAGCGTGACGTCCCGCGTCCCGACCCGGACGAACCGGGACGACCGGTACTTCACCGACACGTACCAGGCCATGCCGCTCCACGGGTACACCCGGATGTTCGAGCGGATGCTGGACCACCCGCGGATCCAGGTCATGCTCAACGCCGACTTCCGCGAGGTCCGCGACCTCGTCCCGTACCGGCGGCTGATCTACACGGGCCCGGTCGACGAGTACTTCGACTTCCGCTACGGGACGCTCCCCTACCGCTCGCTCCAGTTCGTCCACGAGACGCACGCGTGTGAGCGGTTCCAGCCGGCCCCGGTCGTCAACTTCCCGAACGAGCACCCCTACACGCGGGTCACGGAGTTCAAGTACCTCACGGGCCAGGAGCACCCGAAGACGGCCGTCGTCTACGAGTACCCGCAGGCCGAGGGCGACCCGTACTACCCGATCCCGAGGCCGGAGAACGCCGAGCTGTACCGGAAGTACGAGGCGCTGGCCAACGCCGAGGCCGACGTCCACTTCGTCGGGCGGCTGGCGACGTACAAGTACTACAACATGGACCAGGTCGTGGCCCAGGCGCTCGCGCTCTACGACCGGCTGGCCGGCGCGGCCAGCGGGGACCGGGCAGCCGACGCGCCGCGCCCGACGGGGACCGCGAAGGCCCGCCTCGGCGCGCCCGTCGACCTGGTCAGCCGCGGCGACGGAGACGTCCGCCCGCCGGCCGAGCCCTAG
- a CDS encoding beta-glucosidase: MTHNATGRLTDALAVAAEPSPFQSFWMGGFECSSHRRRDGARVDVVAASGHDRAAAADYRQLAAHGIRTVRDGVRWPLVERSPGRYDWSSFLPQLRAARETETQVIWDLCHYGVPDGLDVWGPTFVRRFEAFARAAAEVVRSETDGVPWWCPVNEISFWSWAGGDAGYLPPFANGRGFELKVQLARAALGGVDAVRDVDRRARLLWAEPAIHVACDPSRPHDAPHAEGHRLAQFQAWDLLAGHLWPQVGGSEDVLDVLGVNYYPTNQWVHGGPPIGRGHPQYRPLRRILTEVAARYGRPVVVAETGSEGDERAEWLRYVAGEVRAARAAGVRLDGVCWYPIANHPGWDDDRHCPNGLLGYLDPDGARPVHAPLARELARWRARLPSPVPASAPRRAEPASGSP, translated from the coding sequence ATGACACACAACGCGACCGGCCGCCTGACGGACGCCCTCGCCGTGGCCGCCGAGCCCTCTCCATTCCAGTCGTTCTGGATGGGCGGGTTCGAGTGCTCCTCCCACCGCCGCCGCGACGGCGCGCGGGTCGACGTCGTCGCAGCGTCTGGGCACGACCGGGCCGCGGCGGCCGACTACCGCCAGCTCGCGGCCCACGGCATCCGGACGGTCCGTGACGGCGTCCGGTGGCCGCTCGTCGAGCGCTCGCCGGGCCGCTACGACTGGTCATCGTTCCTGCCTCAGCTCCGGGCGGCGCGCGAGACCGAGACGCAGGTGATCTGGGACCTCTGCCACTACGGCGTCCCCGACGGCCTCGACGTGTGGGGGCCGACGTTCGTCCGCCGGTTCGAGGCGTTCGCGCGGGCCGCGGCCGAGGTCGTCCGGTCCGAGACCGACGGCGTCCCGTGGTGGTGCCCGGTCAACGAGATCTCGTTCTGGTCGTGGGCTGGCGGCGACGCGGGCTACCTCCCGCCGTTCGCGAACGGGCGCGGGTTCGAGCTCAAGGTCCAACTAGCGCGGGCCGCCCTCGGCGGAGTCGACGCCGTCCGCGACGTCGACCGCCGCGCGCGCCTGCTCTGGGCCGAGCCGGCCATCCACGTCGCCTGCGACCCGTCGCGACCGCACGATGCGCCGCACGCCGAGGGCCACCGGCTCGCCCAGTTTCAGGCGTGGGACCTGCTGGCGGGCCACCTCTGGCCCCAGGTCGGCGGGAGCGAGGACGTCCTCGACGTGCTCGGCGTCAACTACTACCCGACGAACCAGTGGGTCCACGGCGGGCCGCCGATCGGGCGGGGGCACCCGCAGTACCGGCCGCTCCGCCGGATCCTGACCGAGGTCGCGGCCCGCTACGGCCGCCCCGTCGTCGTGGCTGAGACCGGGAGCGAGGGCGACGAGCGGGCCGAGTGGCTCCGCTACGTGGCCGGCGAGGTCCGCGCCGCGCGTGCGGCCGGCGTCCGCCTCGACGGCGTGTGCTGGTACCCCATCGCGAACCACCCCGGGTGGGACGACGACCGGCACTGCCCGAACGGCCTCCTCGGCTACCTCGACCCCGACGGCGCCCGCCCCGTCCACGCCCCGCTCGCGCGCGAGCTGGCGCGGTGGCGGGCCCGGCTCCCGTCGCCCGTGCCCGCCTCGGCGCCGAGGCGAGCAGAGCCGGCGTCCGGATCGCCTTGA
- a CDS encoding CIA30 family protein, with the protein MPLPFLLFLTVLAACGGSPPEPATAPATAQPDTTMTLFDFDTDDGATWRIENDGVMGGDSQGFAEVGDGTLVFTGEVVTEGGGFTSVRAQRDLDLSAYDGVELRVRGGGRTFELDVDDGTRSRGREVNRVGTFPTTEDWQTVRIPFDGLETTAHGETVSVDPLDRSAVRSVGIYIADGIDGPFRLEVDWIRAYAE; encoded by the coding sequence ATGCCTCTCCCCTTCCTCCTCTTTCTCACCGTCCTCGCCGCCTGCGGCGGCTCGCCGCCCGAGCCGGCGACCGCTCCGGCGACGGCGCAGCCCGACACGACCATGACCCTCTTCGACTTCGACACCGATGACGGCGCCACGTGGCGCATCGAGAACGACGGCGTGATGGGCGGGGACTCCCAGGGGTTCGCGGAGGTCGGGGACGGGACCCTCGTGTTCACGGGCGAGGTCGTGACCGAGGGCGGCGGGTTCACGTCGGTCCGCGCCCAGCGCGACCTCGACCTCTCGGCCTACGACGGGGTCGAGCTCCGCGTGCGGGGCGGCGGGCGGACGTTCGAGCTCGACGTCGACGACGGGACGCGGTCGCGCGGGCGGGAGGTCAACCGCGTCGGCACGTTCCCGACGACGGAGGACTGGCAGACCGTCCGCATCCCGTTCGACGGCCTGGAGACGACGGCCCACGGCGAGACCGTCTCCGTCGACCCGCTCGACCGGTCGGCCGTTCGGTCGGTCGGGATCTACATCGCCGACGGGATCGACGGGCCGTTCCGCCTGGAGGTGGACTGGATCCGGGCCTACGCCGAGTAG
- a CDS encoding carboxypeptidase-like regulatory domain-containing protein has translation MRLLFCSLLLAGAAGAQPATLTGTVRGGDGAPLAGANVYLSGTTRGDAADAEGRYRIEGVPPGAHRLVASLVGYEAETQEIVAEAGQEIATDFVLNGARRTVGFVRVEAPRDPRWQSQLATFEQAFLGESTLADSVRIVNPEVLEFREGVGGLQAAAAKPLAIENRALGYRLTYDLRGFALSDTEVRYDGDERFEPLEPASNAEAVRWAAARVRAYRGSLRHLLRALLGGTAEAEGFDLFLDEEADASFNADAFGRSAAGRPRPADARDVFERRRDGTGQLRFDGRLDVHYDEAEDAGYPGSRWFAETRSAPADEQRSSIELRAESVAVDADGTLAAPLDVLARGYLGFERLADLLPADYALPPRAR, from the coding sequence ATGCGTTTGCTCTTCTGCTCCCTCCTGTTGGCCGGCGCCGCCGGCGCCCAGCCCGCCACGCTCACCGGCACCGTCCGCGGCGGCGACGGGGCCCCGCTCGCCGGCGCCAACGTCTACCTCTCCGGCACGACCCGCGGCGACGCGGCCGATGCCGAGGGCCGCTACCGGATCGAGGGCGTCCCGCCCGGCGCGCACCGGCTCGTCGCGTCGCTCGTCGGGTACGAGGCCGAGACCCAGGAGATCGTCGCCGAGGCTGGGCAGGAGATCGCGACCGATTTCGTGCTGAACGGCGCCCGGCGGACCGTCGGATTCGTGCGCGTCGAGGCCCCACGCGACCCGCGCTGGCAGAGCCAACTCGCCACGTTCGAGCAGGCGTTCCTCGGCGAGTCGACCCTCGCCGACTCCGTGCGGATCGTGAATCCGGAGGTCCTGGAGTTCCGCGAAGGCGTCGGCGGTCTGCAGGCGGCGGCGGCCAAGCCGCTCGCCATCGAGAACCGCGCGCTCGGCTACCGGCTGACGTACGACCTCCGGGGGTTCGCGCTCTCCGACACCGAGGTCCGGTACGACGGCGACGAGCGGTTCGAGCCGCTGGAGCCGGCGTCGAACGCCGAGGCCGTGCGGTGGGCCGCCGCCCGCGTCCGGGCCTACCGCGGCTCGCTCCGCCACCTCCTGCGCGCCCTCCTCGGCGGCACGGCCGAGGCCGAGGGCTTCGACCTGTTCCTCGACGAGGAGGCCGACGCGTCGTTCAACGCGGACGCCTTCGGGCGGAGCGCGGCCGGTCGTCCGCGCCCCGCCGACGCCCGCGACGTGTTCGAGCGGCGCCGCGACGGGACCGGCCAGCTCCGCTTCGACGGCCGGCTCGACGTCCACTACGACGAGGCGGAGGACGCGGGCTACCCCGGCTCGCGGTGGTTCGCCGAGACCCGATCGGCGCCGGCCGACGAGCAGCGGTCGTCGATCGAGCTCCGGGCCGAGTCCGTCGCCGTCGACGCCGACGGGACGCTGGCGGCGCCGCTCGACGTGCTGGCACGCGGCTACCTCGGCTTCGAGCGGCTCGCCGACCTCCTCCCGGCCGACTACGCCCTCCCGCCGCGCGCCCGCTGA
- a CDS encoding glycine--tRNA ligase: protein MADLDTIVSLSKRRGFLFPSSEIYGGLGAVYDYGPLGVELKRNVRERWWNAMVREHDNVVGIDAAILMHPTVWKASGHVDAFSDPLIDDKASKRRYRADQLIEGHIEKLRKKGKDEQADAVYDRFVEALNADEPAPALGAIIQDEEIRSPDSGAFDWTEVRQFNLMFETATGALAEEANKIYLRPETAQGIFVHFKDVAETARQQVPFGIAQIGKAFRNEIVARQFIFRMREFEQMEMQYFVAPGSQMEAYEAWAETRMQWHANNGIRTEKLRWHDHEKLAHYADAAKDVQYEFPFGWNEIEGIHSRTDYDLSRHQEYSGKKLEYFDQASRERYIPYVVETSVGLDRTILMVLCDAYREEEVDGDTRTVLKFHPALAPFTAAVFPLVKKDGMPERAHEIEADLRKQFNVMYDESGAVGRRYRRQDEIGTPFCITVDGDTGEDGTVTVRERDSMEQDRIPAENVRRYIEDRIEGWAPQP from the coding sequence ATGGCCGACCTCGACACGATCGTCTCCCTCTCGAAGCGCCGCGGCTTCCTGTTCCCGTCGTCCGAGATCTACGGCGGCCTCGGCGCCGTCTACGACTACGGCCCGCTCGGCGTCGAGCTCAAGCGGAACGTCCGCGAGCGGTGGTGGAACGCGATGGTCCGCGAGCACGACAACGTCGTCGGCATCGACGCGGCGATCCTCATGCACCCGACCGTCTGGAAGGCGTCGGGCCACGTCGACGCCTTCTCCGACCCGCTCATCGACGACAAGGCCTCGAAGCGCCGCTACCGCGCCGACCAGCTCATCGAGGGCCACATCGAGAAGCTCCGCAAGAAGGGCAAGGACGAGCAGGCCGACGCCGTCTACGACCGGTTCGTGGAGGCCCTCAACGCCGACGAGCCCGCGCCGGCCCTCGGCGCCATCATCCAGGACGAGGAGATCCGCTCGCCGGACTCTGGCGCGTTCGACTGGACGGAGGTCCGCCAGTTCAACCTCATGTTCGAGACCGCCACGGGCGCGCTCGCCGAGGAGGCCAACAAGATCTACCTCCGCCCGGAGACGGCCCAGGGCATCTTCGTCCACTTCAAGGACGTCGCCGAGACGGCCCGCCAGCAGGTCCCGTTCGGGATCGCGCAGATCGGCAAGGCCTTCCGGAATGAGATCGTGGCCCGCCAGTTCATCTTCCGGATGCGCGAGTTCGAGCAGATGGAGATGCAGTACTTCGTCGCGCCGGGCTCGCAGATGGAGGCCTACGAGGCGTGGGCCGAGACGCGGATGCAGTGGCACGCCAACAACGGCATCCGGACCGAGAAGCTGCGCTGGCACGACCACGAGAAGCTGGCCCACTACGCCGACGCGGCCAAGGACGTCCAGTACGAGTTCCCGTTCGGTTGGAACGAGATCGAGGGGATCCACTCGCGGACCGACTACGACCTCAGCCGGCACCAGGAGTACTCGGGCAAGAAGCTGGAGTACTTCGACCAGGCCAGCCGCGAGCGCTACATCCCGTACGTCGTCGAGACGTCCGTCGGCCTCGACCGGACGATCCTGATGGTCCTCTGCGACGCCTACCGCGAGGAGGAAGTCGACGGCGACACGCGGACGGTCCTCAAGTTCCACCCGGCGCTGGCGCCGTTCACGGCGGCCGTCTTCCCGCTCGTCAAGAAGGACGGGATGCCGGAGCGGGCCCACGAGATCGAGGCCGACCTCCGCAAGCAGTTCAACGTGATGTACGACGAGAGCGGCGCCGTCGGGCGCCGGTATCGCCGGCAGGACGAGATCGGCACGCCGTTCTGCATCACGGTCGACGGCGACACGGGGGAGGACGGGACGGTGACGGTCCGCGAGCGCGACTCGATGGAGCAGGACCGGATCCCGGCCGAGAACGTCCGCCGCTACATCGAGGACCGGATCGAGGGCTGGGCGCCGCAGCCGTAG
- a CDS encoding glycoside hydrolase family 2 protein, with amino-acid sequence MAAPTAPSARSGEAPHPRPQLRRAGWQSLDGPWRFAFDDERRFGRPDDVEAGRGWTHTIEVPFAPEAARSGIGDTGFHAACWYEREVELPAPDGGRVLLHFGAVDYEARVWVNGRYVGSHIGGHTPFSLDVTDALVPDGPQRVTVLAEDDPHDLAKPRGKQDWHLEPHSIWYPRTTGIWQTVWAERVPATYLARIRWTPRLDRYEIGFETELAGRRAPGLRVRLRLTVSERVLADDTYSVVDGMVSRRVALSDPGIDDFRNELLWSPEWPTLIQAEVELLRDDEAVDRVASYTALRSVSVRGDRFVLNGRPYYLRLVLDQGYWPDTLMTAPDDDALRRDVELTKALGFNGVRKHQKIEDPRYLYWADVLGLLVWEEMPSAYRFSPKAVERSQREWAAVIARDANHPCVAVWVPFNESWGVPDVAEKEAHRHYVRALYHLTKTLDPSRPVVGNDGWENPETDILTIHDYDPRPEGLTARYGDVAVADLLGGLLPAGRRLTLEGFRHADQPLMLTEFGGIALADGGDAWGYAVAEDAEVFFQRYGALLTAVRRLSTFCGFCYTQLTDTFQEANGLLTMTREPKVPIELVAAMTQGPPDERPEVLWAAAHGGEGDAERTAG; translated from the coding sequence GTGGCCGCCCCGACGGCGCCCTCCGCCCGCTCGGGCGAGGCGCCGCACCCCCGCCCCCAGCTCCGCCGCGCCGGCTGGCAGTCGCTCGACGGCCCCTGGCGGTTCGCCTTCGATGACGAGCGCCGCTTCGGCCGGCCCGACGACGTCGAGGCGGGCAGGGGGTGGACGCACACCATCGAGGTCCCGTTCGCGCCGGAGGCCGCCCGGAGCGGGATCGGCGACACGGGCTTCCACGCGGCCTGCTGGTACGAGCGCGAGGTCGAGCTGCCCGCCCCCGACGGCGGGCGCGTCCTCCTCCACTTCGGGGCCGTCGACTACGAGGCCCGCGTGTGGGTCAATGGCCGGTACGTGGGCTCCCACATCGGCGGGCACACCCCGTTCTCGTTAGACGTGACGGACGCGCTCGTGCCGGACGGTCCCCAGCGCGTGACGGTCCTCGCCGAGGACGACCCGCACGACCTCGCCAAGCCGCGCGGGAAGCAGGACTGGCACCTCGAGCCCCACAGCATCTGGTACCCCCGCACGACCGGGATCTGGCAGACGGTCTGGGCCGAGCGCGTGCCCGCGACGTACCTCGCGCGAATCCGCTGGACGCCGCGCCTCGACCGCTACGAGATCGGGTTCGAGACCGAGTTGGCGGGGCGCCGCGCGCCTGGCCTCCGCGTCCGCCTCCGGCTGACCGTTAGCGAGCGGGTCCTGGCCGACGACACGTACAGCGTCGTCGACGGGATGGTGTCGCGGCGCGTCGCGCTCTCCGACCCCGGCATCGACGACTTCCGCAACGAGCTCCTCTGGAGCCCCGAGTGGCCGACGCTGATCCAGGCCGAGGTCGAGCTGCTGCGCGATGACGAGGCGGTGGACCGCGTCGCGTCGTACACGGCGCTCCGGAGCGTGTCCGTCCGCGGCGACCGGTTCGTGCTCAACGGGCGGCCGTACTACCTCCGCCTCGTGCTCGACCAGGGCTACTGGCCCGACACGCTCATGACGGCGCCGGACGACGACGCGCTCCGCCGCGACGTCGAGCTCACGAAGGCGCTCGGGTTCAACGGCGTCCGGAAGCACCAGAAGATCGAGGACCCCCGCTACCTCTACTGGGCCGACGTGCTCGGCCTGCTCGTGTGGGAGGAGATGCCGAGCGCCTACCGGTTCTCGCCGAAGGCGGTCGAGCGGAGCCAGCGAGAGTGGGCGGCCGTGATCGCGCGCGACGCGAACCATCCGTGCGTGGCCGTCTGGGTCCCGTTCAACGAGTCGTGGGGCGTCCCGGACGTGGCCGAGAAGGAGGCGCACCGGCACTACGTCCGCGCGCTGTACCACCTCACGAAGACGCTTGACCCCTCGCGCCCGGTCGTCGGGAACGACGGGTGGGAGAACCCGGAGACCGACATCCTCACGATCCACGATTACGACCCACGGCCCGAGGGGCTCACGGCCCGCTACGGCGACGTCGCCGTGGCCGACCTCCTCGGCGGGCTCCTCCCGGCCGGCCGCCGGCTCACGCTCGAGGGGTTCCGCCATGCCGACCAGCCGCTCATGCTGACCGAGTTCGGCGGGATCGCGCTGGCGGACGGCGGCGACGCCTGGGGCTACGCCGTCGCCGAGGACGCCGAGGTGTTCTTCCAGAGGTACGGCGCGCTCCTCACGGCTGTCCGCCGGCTCTCGACGTTCTGCGGGTTCTGCTACACCCAGCTCACCGACACCTTCCAAGAGGCCAACGGGCTCCTCACCATGACCCGCGAGCCGAAGGTGCCCATCGAACTCGTCGCCGCCATGACGCAGGGGCCGCCCGACGAGCGGCCCGAGGTGCTCTGGGCCGCCGCCCACGGCGGCGAGGGCGACGCGGAGCGGACCGCCGGCTGA